Genomic window (Candidatus Angelobacter sp.):
GGTCACGTCAATTCCCGGTAAACCGAATCGCTTTCCGAAATCTGGCGCGACGCTACGCCGATTTGCGCGCGCGCGCCAGACGGAAAGGGAATTCGGCGAAGATTTTTTCGCGCGCGAAAGCGAGTTTTTGCTTGCGTCGCGACATGGGAAAGACGTGCGCGAGCTAACGCGCCAGAGCCAGACTGATCGCCCCCGCGACGGCAACGACACCGCCGGCCACCGAGCGCGGACCCGACCGCTCGCCGTCCATCAGGTGCGCAAAAGGAATGACCACCAGCGGCGTCGTGGCGACGATGGCCAGCACCACGCCGCTGGGCGCAACGCCCAGTGCCCACTGGTAACAGCCCACGCCAACCGTTGGTCCGGCAAGACTATTCAACACCACCCACAGCCAGATCGGAACCGATTTGAATTTTGCCCTCGAGAATTCGGCGGCATTGCCGGCGGCGCGATTGTTTTGGCGCTTCTTCCACAGGATCCACAGCGACGGCGGCAGGGCGAACACGAGGCCCCCGAGGATTCGTTGGTACGCCGCGGTGAGGCCATCGATATCTTGTCCACCCGCCCTCGCGACGGCGTAGGCTTTGCGGCTCACCACCGCGCCGCCGCCCTGGCCAATGGCCGCGATCAATCCCAAAACAATGCCGGCGACCAGGACGTTGCGCGGAATGTGCAGGTGTTCACCCGGCGCGAGCGCAAGGGCGACTCCCGTCAAGATCACGGCCGAAGAAACGAGCTGCGCGGGCGAGAGAGTGGTGCCCATCCAGAGCCACTCCACGAGCGTCGCGAACGGCGCAGCCAGGCAGTGAACCATCAGAATGGTCAGGCGCGGGCCGAGACGCGGCAGCGCCTGATAAAGCGCGAGATCACCGAAACCGAAACCGACGCAGCCGCTCAGAAAAAAGACCGGAAAGGCGCCGCCGGCGAGTCCCTTTCCGAACGCGTGCGCCCAGATCGCCAGGAGGATCGTTGAAAGACAGAGCCGGTAAAGGTTGGCCGGAATGCCACCGAGGACGCGCGTTGTGCGATTCGCAAACACGACCGACAGGGAAAAGAGAATTGTCGCGAGAAACGCGGGAAGCATTTTCAGTGGTCTGCAGCGGCGGAATTCATTTCACGAGAGAATGCGGGAAGCCACAAACTTTGCAAACCAGGATACAGCATCGAGGCAAAGCGCCCTGTCATCGGATTCCGTTTTTCACGGGATTGCTGGCCCCATTGTCCTTCACGAACTGCGGTCGCGCGAGGAACCGGACGAAGCGACTGCGCTGGAGAGCGAAAGTCAATTTCAACCCGCGCGACTCCGGTCGTGGTTTCAAGAATACAGCCTGCTCGACGTAATCCTGGTTGCCATGCTGGACGATCTCGATTTCGCGTCCGTCCTGGTCAACCGCTTGTACGACGCTCAATCGATGGCTTTTCAATTCAGGGCCGAGTTTCAACGCGAGTGAATACACTTTGTTTTTGTCCTCGCCCCACCACTTCGCGACCCATTTGAATGAGCCGGAATGGTCGGTGTTTGGACTGGCGAGCGCAATCAACCGGATCGCGATGCCATCGTGCCGCCAGTTGTTCGTCAAATCGGTGAGTTGACCGAAAGCCGGCAACTGAATCGGAGGAGCTTCCCAAAGTTCATCCGCGCTGAAACCGGCTGTGCGGACGCATTCAGCCTCAAGTTTCCACGCGTCTTCACCCGGCCAGAGCGCGCCGAAAAATTCCACCGTCCCGTTGGTGGCCCAATCGAGGTCCTGATCGACAAAATCCAGGTACGGAGACCACCGGTTGCCCGTGACGTCGGAAATGGTGAGCTTTTGGATGCGCCAGCTGCCGTTCGCCGGCCGGTCGGCCTCGGTAAAATCAAACGCGACGCGGGTTTTGCGCGGTGCCGTTTGTTCATCGCCGCGACCGCGGTTGCCCGACATTCGTCCGCCACTTTGGAATTCGCCGAGCGTGACCGCGAGATTTCCATCGCTTTTTGTGGAAGGCCACGGCTCGGGAGTCCATTGCGGGTAATCCGCGCAAGCGGGATTGCGGACAACGAACTCGGCCGCATTCGTCCAGCCGCCGTCGGCGGTGGGGGCAAGAAATCTGAGGCCGACCGTTTTACTGCGTCGCGGAAAAGCGCGGATTTGCCACCCTTGCGCAACTTCGCCTGGGAATCCAAGCGTGTTGGCCCCCCAACTCGCATCGTAGAAATTGCCCTGCTCGTCGAAAACGCGAAGTCTGGCCAATGACGAGTTGATTACGCCGCCACGGTTCACTGTGATTGCAAACAAGTTCGCGTTTCCGTCGTTTCCAAAGCCAAAGCTGCCGCTGCCGGACGAAAAGAACCGATTTCTCACGAACGCCGGCATGATGGGCCCGATAAGCCGCTGCAGTCGGTTGCCGGTTTGATGATGGTATTGGAACCCGTTCGTGAACGCGACCTGCCGAAGTTCCAGTGTCGATCCGTCCGGCAATCTGCGTACG
Coding sequences:
- a CDS encoding DMT family transporter, encoding MLPAFLATILFSLSVVFANRTTRVLGGIPANLYRLCLSTILLAIWAHAFGKGLAGGAFPVFFLSGCVGFGFGDLALYQALPRLGPRLTILMVHCLAAPFATLVEWLWMGTTLSPAQLVSSAVILTGVALALAPGEHLHIPRNVLVAGIVLGLIAAIGQGGGAVVSRKAYAVARAGGQDIDGLTAAYQRILGGLVFALPPSLWILWKKRQNNRAAGNAAEFSRAKFKSVPIWLWVVLNSLAGPTVGVGCYQWALGVAPSGVVLAIVATTPLVVIPFAHLMDGERSGPRSVAGGVVAVAGAISLALAR